The Erigeron canadensis isolate Cc75 chromosome 1, C_canadensis_v1, whole genome shotgun sequence genome segment aaaaaatcgttttggtttctcttcagaatttctcaataacttgtgtatttttcaagaattgaattgaccaaaaccaatccaaaggatcagttagccagaATCAGTTCTTCACAACACAATCACACttctcaaaacgatcaaaatttgaatcgtttgacaCTGATATGTAagtatgaaagaaagaaaaactgaaacgatctatttaagatcgttctagctttACACAGtcatcttcaacctctgaacatgaataactccattgacgatttttaaaacttcaatatcttttgattttctgagaattggaacatgaaaccacttgcatacagtttgttttcacctcagcaatgatccgattaacaaaatttagcttataacacaacagaatcaaatcccaaattttagcgtcaaaatcttaaaatctgaacttttgttccagatcgaattagaacacgaaacttgagaggattatgttattaactatgaggaatcgaacggtgaacaaacatttgtgattttatgtgatttgagaggttaatttttggattttcagtgaagaacaaaaaaaacgaacagaacCAAAAAtgacagaattaaaggtgatttttgatgagatgtgattgaattcagttatggatcgagatcaaaactaTGTTTTGctttgataccaaatgtaatcaacacgattttatcaaccaaattcacatcaacaatggcgtttggttagtgtgtatgttcttggtgtttgtgtgtgtgttgagagagaatctGGATCAAGAGTTTGTTTTTCAGGTGTAATGTTATATGTGTTATGCAAAAgtcatgatttctaaggaattgagggctatttatagtctattctatccaactatgctaattaacactattagcccctcaaccttagaaatcatcaactcatgacttaacaacaagtatgtctataacttaaattacaatgtatcactatctttggatttctaacaaagagacatgagagcaatttgggccttaagtttcttatatttggccttataatcatcagatttgacaaagtttgggacaacgggaccagtttggttgttcaactgactagatctgcattccttcatgaaatgacctttcttaccacacttatagcagataagattggccttatccagagaatttgaactggaagcattattggacccataaaatcgattagatttatgcttaaacctgttaaaggttttagtaatcatggctaccagatcatcatcgtcagtttcctcaaaACCATTACTTAGATTAGTGGTAAGGCCAAAGTttagtaagttgtttaacatctccttcatagaatgtaactggacattctcagcagacattaaagcagcacaaggttgcccagttaggctggcgaccttggaactctgagtaTGGTTTAaggcatcttgctcagccaataaccttgcagcatcgttatcttcagtgaatctgaaggctccatatagggaagcaagagtatgggtgcaaggtcttaccttgtcttaagacaagaaccatgtgtgcccatttggatggcattatatcacaaaatttctcaagaagaatatccttatccttctctaCTCCTAAGCCtctaagttaattaattaggccagtaaatctggtgtaagtaccagttaaactttcattgggaagagcaaagaaggattcatacttcttgtttaattcaacctTTCTgatgacaatggtgtcatttcctccttcaaactggagaacttattcatcccacatggatttagcactgggaaacaacacaagtgttggaattagttacTCAGgaacagcagcaaggatcatctttttcagtctggtatcaagatcaaccagcctgcgatcctcgtctgaccaatgttcctcagacttttccctggtacctcttctcccagttgggtctagaagaggactaacaccactggacatgggtatatatggtccatccttgaggattttcaacatatacctctctatcccactaaaatgcaagagcattctagctttccatatACCAAAGGTCTCACCGTTCCtatcgaatttgggaactggagtattggaataatgtacatgaacgtggctagctccaggagtaggatgAGGAGGAGGATTGGTATTCAAGGGAGTTGTAACATTGATATTAGGATTAGGATTTGTTTCATTttggggaccagaaccattctcaccttcagcagccatcaagcagacctaggttatagaattgaaacaattcaacctgcctgctctgataccacttgtaagtcccaactattactagacgggtgctgaagacacctctatgtcaatggtgagagtactttgcaacactatcacttaatctggacgtgaccagtttagagtgagtagtgtaccaAGTTAACTGaaatgttacttattaaggtgacaagctgaataagtaaatacaatgcaataatgtaaatgacacgtaagtaaatatggtgagacaatatgtatttttcaagtgtattttatttattgattgttaaataaaatacaaggttgttgcggaaccaagataatacaaagatgtaaatatcctaacaacctatgaaatacaattgatctatacttggaaattctcctaacaatcgaaacacttaaagttgtgaaatgttcctttttacgattgagagaatattgcacaagttcaccaatattgcagaatgtatgtgtttgcaaagttgttgaaatgcttgggcaaggacctctatttataatcgaagtatgagcattgggatctcaacttcgacgtacaaatatggttgatagCACAcgaaagtattagtaaataatcctttgtgtgtgctaaataatgTAAGACAAAaagttactttattcaaccactctacatctttgcacttttatccacacaaaagattattgtccggttaaaaggatgtagtgtaaaggGTCCTTCTCGTAATCattgtaaagctttgtaaaggcatttacactggaggattctccagttgattgatctggtagaatgTCAActaggcttcgctgccattgtcattctctttcttccacttgttgtcttggacttcaattggaatgtcttcaggtatatgtcttcagatctcaactggaggaagtcatcagttgcataaactgtacattgcaacaggacttcaaatatttcggataattcttcatgctctccagatgtaactggagagatccagttttcagcaaaactggaccgaACAaagtttaatgtaaatatattaagattttaagcgtaattgtactattattttttattaatgttgTTTTTAGTAATTGTCATGATgcatatatgaaaaacaatgcatcttaatcttaatcttatcttaatcttaatcttaatatataatataagacagttaaactaatatcttattaaccaatcaaatcgctcaatttcataaAATAGACTCCCGTTTACCTcatcaattattttaattatcaattaaaaattctaataatcctAAGATAGTAACGAgcatgtgattattgtactaaaaCTTGCAAAgcataacacttagaaccgtatatcttcaacattataagcttttatgacttacatgtataaaaatctaatatgataatatcgtaagtctcgtgtccggTTGAAAGGACTAGACTCAATAAACCAAAAtactaaatttttgttttttatatatataccccactgcgccgcagtaggtTGAacactccccactgcgccgcagtggaaaggCTCGGCATAGAAAGAGAAGAagccccactacgccgcagtgggtttgacacacccccactgcgccacagtgggagAAAATCCAAACTTTTACGTGGGATTTCACTGCCCACCGCGCCGCAGggggcaaaaccacccccactgcgccgtagtgagcCACAGCTCAGcaaacctaaaaaaaaacttttcgaCACTTAATCAAACTTGCAACCTTCAAACTTCACcacaaacttctcaaaataCATTTCAGAGCTTACCAACAACAATATAGACACATGTTAAACATATTTACAACATCAACTAGTTTCAAATCCATAAACGCCACCAATGgatcatttacccattttgacaccatTTTCGCCCAAAGTGTAACTTCACAAACTTTCTAAAAACTTCACACCTgatcaatttcataattttaacaaaaacatgaCCATCAACtaaaaatgtaccaagagccatgaggAGGGGGatttctaagcctctaaaccaAAAGTCGTCATTCAACtagaatgacctaataccttcaagtcttgcaaaaaccacttcaagctctaatcaACTCTTCCAATCAACAACACTAGTTctttcttccggaactacctataaaagggtaaacaactaaaatataagcaggggcttagtgaatatacttgcatacatttactaatacgaaggagggcaaagtacaaggactttcacatgtaacctatgacaccgtcatgccacatttacgtgctcaccttgcacactagcaacacatatatggatccatataagctaaacaatcatatcaatcacatctatcgggattcttaggcctcaGAGGTTTTTAGGCCTCATAACATaacaactatcgggattcttaggccccggaggttcttaggcctcgtAATCACAATGCCTCACATGGGCTCAtgccacatcaattaccacacatggatttacaaacttcaacatgaaatggtcaaaaccaccatgggcaaaaaggcttcaacatgatgtggtcaatggatccaatatatacataaaggtatgcaaatatactcacctcctccgcaaaaaGGACAACAACACTAAAACGaaaagcacaagcaagcttcaacctataatcatatcataaaagtgcataagcttacattcacaacttgactagctcaacctagtcatactcaatcactagcctgtctaaacccaaaacccaacccatttgtcattgagttacttttaTCTATAACAACAACATTAatcctaccattttcatccacatttcaataactagcaaaattcatcttttcttacaaactcaatttatcacattgaactcatctatttcaaaattaaacaCAGTATATAACTCattgacaactaggttaactaaggaattggggaaaaattaaccataattcatttcctagcaaaacccccaaattggttcactccaagaaccctaaattcagaagaaagaagaaaactaaattaggagaaatcaatacctcactAAGTAATGGCTAATTCAagatttaaattgaaaatcctCCTTTCCCCCTCTTCCttgaaattttcggccaccaccactcaaaacccacaaaccctagctttttaatttcttgaatgaagattatatgATGGTGATGTTTAGTATAATGATTTCCCTTTTTGAATTAGAGAGAGTTaagcttttgattttgaaagaaagagATGGAATTGCATGAGGAAGTGAAGAAGAAGATAGTAGAAATATGAGTAAGGAAAATGTATATGGCTGGCACTCTTTATGGGTGCCATGGCCCACTTCTaaatttgtgggtattttacccgttatccgttaaagttccaactaaattaaccccatatccaaaaataaaatactaggaaattaatttaatgtcaaaactatgaaaattggttaatttcttttaccttaaaatccttggggtgttacaactctccccccacttggaacggatcacggccttgtgatccaagccatatgcaaAGACGGATAGTAAACTAGGACGTCATGCTCAGACTCCCATGTACAATTGGACATCTTACCATGCTTCTACAAAATCTTATAGGTTCTCACCATTTTATTTTGTACCCTTCTAAGCTCTTCTTCCACAATGATAATCGGCTCCTCAATGTAATTCAATTTGTTATCGACctcaatttcatttttaaagGTACATAAGTAGATTCGTCGGTTAGGCACTTTCTAAGATGAGACACATGAAACGTAGGATGTATTCCCGAAAGCTCATCCAGTAACTCCAAACGGTATGCCACCTTGCCAACTTTAGCCAAGATTTTGAACGGGCCAATAAAACGAGGACTCAACTTTCCACGCTTTCGGAACCGTAAAACACCTTTCCATGGAGAGACCTTCAACAAAACACGATCACCAACATTGAATTCGGTGGGCCTTCTTTGTTTATCCGCATATGACTTTTTTCGGTCTTGAGCCGCCTTAAAGCTTTCCTTGATCACATCAATCTTTTCGATGGTTTTTAGTACCACTTCTGTGCCCCCTATCTCTCTTTGGCCTACTTCTCCCCAACATATTGGAAATCGACACTTCCTCCCATACAACATTTCATATAGTGGCATTTGAATACTCGAATGATAGttattgttgtaagagaattctacCAAAGGCAAGTGAAGATCCCAAGTGCCTCCAAAATCGATTATACATGCCTGTAGCATGTCTTCAAGCGTTTGAATGGTCCTTTCACTTTGACCAACCGTTTGAGGATGGTAGGCGGTGCTAAACTTGAGCTTGGTACCCATTTCATCATGAAATTTTCGCCAAAAGTGATAAGTGAACCGAGTGTCTCTATCCGAGATGATGGAGATGGGAACTCCATGCCTTGTTACAACTTCCTTTACGTAGATCCTTGCCAACACCTCGGATGATGATGTCTCACGAATAGGAAGAAATAAGGCACTCTTGGTTAATATATCAACTGTTACCCAAATCGTATCGAATTGATTTCTAGGCGTTTTGGGCAATTTGGTGACAAAGTCCACAGTAAtattttcccacttccatttggGAATTTCCAATGGTTGCATCATACCATAAGGCTTTTGGTGCTCCGCCTTCACTTGTGCACAAGTCAAACACTTCTCGACATATTTCACATCACGCTTCATTCCGGGCCACCAATACTCTACTTTTAAATCATGATACATCTTTGTAGCACCGGGGTGAATGGAGTACTTGGATTTGTGAGCTTCGTCAAGCAAAACTTGTTTCAACTCACAAGAGAATGGGATCCAAATCCTCCCAACTTGTAAGGTAAGGCCACgggtgtaacaccccgctaaagcggaatatacgggatgcacagataagcacaattgcacagaGTACAAGTTCCAATACAGCCATTACTATATTTaaagaacagaagtacgattcttattacagaacataaatgaacttagaatAGTCAATATCTGGAAGAcggaacaattgtcttttaagaacagaacttgaactgaTGTAGTAAGGAAGATCTTCATAGCTCCTGAAGTTGTACGCTCGACAATCGCCAAAAGTATGAGCTTAGAagggaagactcctatgctaaagaactatgaacctagcctgaaaagcatgtaagttcgaaaggtcaactacaaaagtagttggtgagattcacataatgtacttttagtttacatatacgtatatatgtataataagaacatgatcataagttttgtacgtcgaaccaatgtactttgtaataataaggactaggtcaagatctgcactttgaacataagtactttatgatagtaagaactaggtcaagaactgcactttgaacaCAAGCACTTTATAATAGTATGAATAGAACAAGcacatataataaactttggttaTAAGTTTTCACTGATAAACCGATTGGCCAAAACTGAACCTTAATGTAATAGtatgctcatatagctcaagtacgtcaagtaagatctatgtcagaacaatgacatgaacaagaacaagtaatatgcatcctcctgaactgtggagaatgagggtgggacTACCCTAAATAGCGCTGCCCATAATTACTTACGGTTCATTCCCtaaactgtgggatatgaattgatagcagtgaacaagaactgaacaagtacatgtacgaactagaacataataaagatcaagtacagtagtacaaatgtatttaagatcctgcccattcaagacttaaatactccttcaaacagtttaagaatcatttcataagtagttcaagatcaagctcataatatagtacgtaaaatagttcacgaacatatgtacaagtacgaaaatagttttcatgcttttcagtccccggtaaagaactttgaacaaatgtacgaaagggggattagtgaactcacagtggtCCGGTACAAGCACATAGGACTAGCATAGAGAACAAgtacagagaacaagcacagagatagataagtatatctatcgaaatCCAGGCACGTCTTGATGGATTCCTAAGCACATAATGATCATAAAGAAGtacgtatattagttcatgtgattattcaATCACAAAATgcccttgatgaactgatgatttggtcctttgaagatctttgaacgttttgactcgaaagagttttaaatgaactttaagtacatgaactggactcgaactgaacggCTTTGAACTCACActtaagtacttatcgtgttaatgagttgaacatgtctttaatgatgaacttttagtctttagaactcaatttaattgatcatagaactcgtactttgataatcaagatagaacatgtcttatTGGTactttaattagggtttgcactttgtacgtcATCTTAGATCGAACCATGATCTAGCTTAGGTGTTAATGAATAACCTTTGATGTGTTTAATcaagtaatgatgttgttatgaactgattagatgtttaaggatcaagtgtggtgTGTTAAAGAACAAGTACAAGTCGTATTATGATGAACATAGGATCATTTTAGGGTTTCAatgccaagatcgtcttagaggacagccaagatcgtcccattttgTCAtgacaagatcgttttaggtgcAATAGAAGAAGATCATTTCtcgaagatcgttttaggttctCCCAaggtcaagatcgtcttgggttCTCGAgcacaagatcgtcttagtgaACATGaagtcaagatcgtcttggtggctaaggctcaagatcgtcttggcCACCAAGGATGAAGATCGTTCCAAGAACAAGGTACAAGTTCGATTCaatgaacaagtgtttgagcaaaaccaatccgAAGGATCGGTTACCCAATGAACATACCAACAAcaccacaacaccacacaagatcgaaccATTATGAACATGAACCAAGAGAGCTGGCCAGAACGATCttgggctcaagatcgtttctCAGGACCGTTTCAAGTGCCAAACATGGTTGAAACAAGAGCAATTTCATAGCACAAGGATCTAGATCGAATCCGGGACAagttagaacatgaaacttgtacatatatgcacataaacactaaccattaacacttttaacgatttcaagatcatctataACATAAAATAGGTGTGGCACATCCAGAACAAGTTTTCCTgctttttcaaaaatgggttttggagATTCAAGCATGTTATGGCCCAAATTTGAACACACATATATGTTatcaaacacatttagacacaaacccattaaacattaacacgatttcatatcaaaattggaccaaatcatcaagaacataaagttggaaaagttcatttttaatttgatcaaaaactcataatttgttgttacctgagatttgattccagaaacaCGTTTAGATTATCACAAGTATGcaaaaagtacaaatgattttggtttaacaacacaaaatcaaagattgaatttagtgtgtgaaaatgtggctgcactatgtgttttagagtgagaaagaagagagaagaagaagatgaatagtgatagtttttctctctctagggttCTCATCTTTTCAGTATATACATTTCCCATATTTAATGGACTtcataaatgcaaggaccatttgcgaacattttgaactagaacttttatgaacatgaacgtttatgaaccgaactttaatatttcattgcacataattatgaactcgtcatataaatcaagattttagATCAAATCGACCTTCATGCAAGCACATAATGGgtgtctaaagtacgtcaagaacttaatcaaattgaactgtcCGACCGTTCTAATGGCAAATGTACGTTGTTAAGAACTTAataagaacatttctaagacggttgttacaacgGGAATCCTTGGTAAAGTATTGAATTTGACCTTGAATTTTTTCTCTTATTAGATCTCGTTGCAAGGCCTTCTCTTGAGCTTCTCTAATTTGGTCCAAGAAATCGTTGGTGATCAAAACCCAAAGGGGAGAAACGACTATGGCGTGATGAGAGCTCTTCTGACTCAAGGCGTCCGCTACCACATTAGCTTTCCCGGGATGGTACAAAATCTcgcaatcataatctttcaaaagatctaGCCATCTACGTTGAGGATTGTTAAGATCTCTTTGCTCAAAGAAGTACTTGAGGCTTTTATGGTCGGAATATATGGTAAACTTGACTTCATAAAGGTATTGGCGCCAAATTTTCAAAGCAAAGACCACCGCCGCTGCATCCAAGTCATGGGTAGGATATCgtttttcatgttctttcaattGCCTAGAAGCATAGGCAATGACTTTACCTcgttgcataagaacacaaccaaggccattagatgatgcatcacaatacTCCACCATCACAACCAGGATACTTGTTCTTTATGGTGACTTTATTGAGTTCGTGATAGTCGATGCACATACGTATacttccatccttcttcttgacaaaaagTACCAGTGCACCCCATGGAGAGTTACTAGGTTGAATAAAACCCTTGTCAAGTAATTCTTGTAgttgcttcatcatctcttgcATTTCCGTTGGAGCCAAACGATAAGGAGCTTTAGCAATGGGGTTAGCTCCCGGAATAGGATCAATTGAGAATTCAACTTCTATCACCGTAAACAATAGGGATGTATTCGATAGATAGGGGTTGCTTCTCAACATCTACGATGTGAGCAAGATAAGCATGACATCCATGAGATATGTAACGTTTGGCACGAGCAAAAGTACACACAGATATAGAACGTTCTTTCCTATCACCGTAAACCACCAAGTCTTTGCCCTTAGAAGTCTTCAAATATACCGCTTTTTCATCACATGCGATCTTGGCGTTAtaagagctcaaccaatccatacctATGATTATGTCAAACTCTCCCATTGGAAAAGGAATTAGATTAGCTTGGAAGAGTTCCGAAGAGATTTTGATTTCACACCCTTTATACACATCCTTCACTAATTCCGTCCTACCATTACCAAcctcaacttgcaaagtattttCTAGACATGACTTAGACACGGGAATAACATGAATTACTCTAGTtgcaacaaatgatctattcACCCCCGAATCAAAGAGAATTCACATAGGCACATTATATACAAGAAATGTACCTGTGACAACATCATCCGTGTCTCTTGCTTGCTCCACCGTGAGTTGAAAAGATCTTCCACGTGGGTTTCCATGAACTTGGGCGTTCTTCCTCTCCGCCTCCCTCCTTCTTTCTTTGAGTCTGTCCTCCTCGGTCAACTTAGGGCATGAGCTTCTCATATGACCCTCCTCAAAGCATTTGAAGCATATAATGGGTTTTTGAGGTTTAGACCTACATTCCCGACTAGTGTGCCCCGGCTTCCCACAAGTATAACAGCCCTTATCCGCCGCCTTACATACCCCCGAATGATTCTTTTTGCATTGGcggcaaaaaggaacatttcttCTATTTGAGTGGTTACCGGAACTACCCTCTTGTCTAGGCCACTTGCTTGGAGAATTTACATTTTCATACCTTCTTTTCAAAACACCTTCATCAACCCTCGACATCTCAATTTCATGATCTCGGGCCACATCCGCCAACATGAAGAAAGATTCCATTTGACGCAAGCTAATCTTCTCCCGAATATTCTTCCTCAACTTCAAATAAAATTGCTCCTTGAGCAATTGGTCATTTTCAAGAACA includes the following:
- the LOC122585963 gene encoding uncharacterized protein LOC122585963, producing MADHHNDEDEHHRQNEEEGPVFDEDSMDISDQIGRALEKYTPALLKRLNATLEGAVNDHIAQMIKEEVTINVQREFEKRDAKDKGKKTEEEKDVEVIFAIGMLRNGGKRWWDGLLAIKKGALDNVEWPEFKAMFFKEFRSEAEVMKLRSEFLNDCQGNMSLNEFQAQLLDKAQFCPDVLENDQLLKEQFYLKLRKNIREKISLRQMESFFMLADVARDHEIEMSRVDEGVLKRRYENVNSPSKWPRQEGSSGNHSNRRNVPFCRQCKKNHSGVCKAADKGCYTCGKPGHTSRECRSKPQKPIICFKCFEEGHMRSSCPKLTEEDRLKERRREAERKNAQVHGNPRGRSFQLTVEQARDTDDVVTENTLQVEVGNGRTELVKDVYKGCEIKISSELFQANLIPFPMGEFDIIIGMDWLSSYNAKIACDEKAVYLKTSKGKDLVVYGDRKERSISVCTFARAKRYISHGCHAYLAHIVDVEKQPLSIEYIPIVYGDRS